From Macrobrachium rosenbergii isolate ZJJX-2024 chromosome 22, ASM4041242v1, whole genome shotgun sequence, the proteins below share one genomic window:
- the LOC136850450 gene encoding ELKS/Rab6-interacting/CAST family member 1-like encodes MVIEENLKACLEENVDIIECESSLVIKKSVKTDQEGNVDIIHRVCKQLKEDSSLEKEDSSLEKEDSTLDKDDLISEIVFLEFQRDRMIGSLIKDAEDIIFAGKYPEELRREKNTQIEYWPYRYEGAHQKKDFFYQADYLRNLFYHLFLEKESLLRKCRSNVPDMNREYEKKRKENFTLKAEHIKNNNRIRNLEEDIRLKDSRNEELEKRLAAANAEITLLKQEVLSERHKAEGLEKEVLEKEVMIASLGNEMRVLRKEWKEVGKWKRKLSLANNEIEILRERCRLQERHIPTAGRRKTRRDSAINCNFSVSELVAMNGFLMQEMSELKKQNNDLIKIVNQLTVNEGGLLVENQRIREEYLRAENALNRTKAELHIYRREMEMKEGRVSRGTTSEKTRPSEPRVVVDDVRWHGGEGSNQASKEELLPSKGLRLFSGQADELSQQESTSGEIPPSRQAEELLLARVNGCSVDRRTSSQGESQKLARSLPLHKDKFS; translated from the exons ATGGTGATTGAGGAAAACCTAAAAGCTTGTCTTGAGGAGAATGTCGACATCATAGAGTGTGAAAGTTCCCTGGTAATCAAGAAGAGCGTGAAAACTGATCAGGAGGGGAACGTCGACATTATACACCGTGTATGCAAGCAATTGAAGGAAGACTCCAGTTTAGAGAAGGAAGACTCCAGTTTAGAGAAGGAAGACTCGACTTTAGACAAGGACGACTTAATCAGTGAAATCGTTTTCCTGGAATTTCAGCGAGACCGAATGATCGGATCGTTGATTAAGGACGCTGAAGATATTATTTTTGCTGGAAAGTATCCAGAAGAACTAAGAAGGGAAAAGAACACTCAAATTGAATACTGGCCGTACAGATATGAGGGAGCACACCAGAAGAAAGATTTTTTCTATCAGGCTGATTATCTCCGCAACTTGTTTTATCACCTGTTTTTAGAAAAGGAGTCACTTCTTCGGAAATGTAGATCCAATGTCCCTGATATGAACAGAGAGTACGAGAAAAAGCGCAAAGAAAATTTCACGCTGAAAGCTGagcatattaaaaacaataaccgCATTAGAAACCTCGAAGAAGATATCCGGTTGAAGGACTCCAGAAATGAGGAGCTGGAGAAACGACTGGCGGCGGCAAATGCAGAGATCACTTTGCTGAAGCAGGAGGTCTTGAGTGAAAGACATAAAGCCGAAGGTTTGGAAAAGGAAGTATTGGAAAAAGAAGTAATGATCGCATCCCTGGGAAATGAGATGCGAGTGCTTCGCAAAGAATGGAAAGAAGTcggaaaatggaaaaggaagctctctttggcaaacaatgagATAGAGATTCTTCGAGAGCGCTGCCGGCTACAAGAGAGACACATCCCAACGGCAGGAAGACGGAAAACGAGACGTGATTCGGCCATCAATTGTAATTTCAGTGTGTCAGAATTGGTGGCTATGAACGGATTTCTGATGCAGGAAATGAGCGAACTCAAGAAGCAAAACAACGATTTGATAAAAATCGTGAATCAGCTGACGGTGAACGAGGGTGGTCTCTTGGTCGAGAACCAGAGGATCAGGGAGGAATATCTGAGAGCCGAGAACGCCCTCAATCGGACGAAGGCCGAACTTCACATATACCGACGAGAAATGGAAATGAAGGAAGGTCGTGTCAGTCGAGGAACGACTAGCGAAAAGACTCGGCCTTCGGAACCTAGAGTGGTTGTTGACGACGTGCGTTGGCACGGAGGAGAGGGAT CAAATCAAGCCTCGAAGGAGGAACTCTTACCCAGCAAGGGCCTACGGCTGTTCAGTGGACAGGCGGACGAACTCTCCCAGCAAGAGTCAACGTCTGGCGAGATCCCCCCATCTCGTCAGGCGGAAGAACTCTTactggctagagtcaacggctgttcAGTGGacaggcggacaagctctcagggtgAGAGTCAAAAGCTGgcgaggtccctaccactccacaAGGACAAATTCTCTTAG